A section of the Lathamus discolor isolate bLatDis1 chromosome 6, bLatDis1.hap1, whole genome shotgun sequence genome encodes:
- the GNPNAT1 gene encoding glucosamine 6-phosphate N-acetyltransferase, whose product MMPVATMMLDDTPMFDPNILHELDWSENTTTFSPAISPLDPGDGLVLRPLCTADLNRGFFKVLGQLTETGVASPEQFIKTFEHMKRSGDYYVTVVEDTNLGQIVATATLVIEHKFTHSCAKRGRIEDVVVSGECRGKQLGKLLTSTLTLLSKRLNCYKITLECLPKNVDFYKKFGYSVSEENYMFQRFFN is encoded by the exons ATGATGCCTGTTGCAACCATGATGCTTGATGACACCCCGATGTTTGACCCAAACATTCTGCATGAACTCGACTGGAGCGAGAACACAACGACATTTTCTCCTGCTATTTCTCCTTTAGATCCAGGAGATGGCTTGGTTTTGAGACCACTTTGCACGGCTGATTTAAATAGAG GCTTTTTTAAGGTTCTGGGTCAGCTGACTGAAACTGGAGTTGCAAGCCCAGAGCAGTTTATCA AAACCTTTGAGCACATGAAGAGATCTGGAGATTACTACGTTACTGTCGTAGAAGACACAAATCTTGGACAGATTGTTGCTACAGCAACGCTGGTTATAGAACATAAATTCACGCACTCCTGTGCAAAG AGAGGAAGGATAGAAGATGTCGTAGTAAGCGGGGAGtgcagaggaaagcagcttGGTAAACT aTTAACATCCACCCTCACATTGCTAAGTAAGAGACTGAACTGTTACAAAATCACGCTTGAGTGTCTGCCAAAAAATGTGGATTTCTATAAGAAGTTTGGCTATTCGGTATCTGAAGAAAACTACATGTTTCAGCGGTTCTTTAACTAA